The Epinephelus lanceolatus isolate andai-2023 chromosome 21, ASM4190304v1, whole genome shotgun sequence genome has a segment encoding these proteins:
- the dcxr gene encoding L-xylulose reductase, with protein sequence MEISFAGKRALVTGAGKGIGRATALALARCGAKVTAVTRTQADLNSLVQECASISPVCVDLADWGATETALQDVGPIDLLVNNAAYANLQPFLEVTPDQFDKSFNVNVKAVLHVSQIVAGGMKARGSGGSIVNVSSQASQCALRDHTVYCATKGALDMLTKVMALELGPHQIRVNSVNPTVVMTEMGRQGWSDPEKAKTMTCRIPLGRFAEVEDVVNSILFLLSDKSNMTNGVTLPVDGGFLSC encoded by the exons GGATCGGCAGGGCTACGGCTCTGGCTCTGGCACGCTGCGGGGCAAAGGTCACGGCGGTCACACGTACGCAGGCTGACCTCAACAGTCTGGTGCAGGAG TGTGCATCCATCAGCCCCGTGTGTGTGGACTTGGCAGACTGGGGGGCCACAGAGACAGCCTTGCAGGATGTTGGCCCCATTGATCTGCTGGTGAATAATGCTGCCTATGCCAATCTGCAGCCATTTCTGGAGGTCACACCTGACCAGTTTGACAA GTCATTCAATGTGAATGTGAAAGctgtgctgcatgtctctcAG aTTGTGGCTGGTGGTATGAAGGCTAGAGGATCAGGAGGCTCCATCGTGAATGTGTCCAGCCAGGCGTCACAGTGTGCCCTCAGAGACCACACAGTCTACT GTGCCACTAAAGGAGCCCTGGACATGCTGACTAAAGTGATGGCTCTGGAGCTGGGACCCCACCAG ATCCGTGTGAACAGTGTGAACCCCACAGTGGTGATGACTGAGATGGGTCGCCAGGGCTGGAGTGACCCCGAAAAAGCCAAGACCATGACGTGCCGCATCCCTCTAGGCCGCTTTGCAG aggtgGAAGACGTGGTGAACAGTATTTTGTTCCTGCTGAGTGATAAGAGCAACATGACTAATGGAGTCACTCTGCCGGTGGACGGAGGCTTCCTGTCCTGTTGA